A single Pseudomonadota bacterium DNA region contains:
- the acs gene encoding acetate--CoA ligase, giving the protein MADKMFEPNPAFREKAWVKSKDEYMKMYKSSLDDPEGFWGEMASQFHWYKKWDKVMDYNFDMSKGRVKIEWFRGGKTNISYNCLDRHLAKRGDQVALIWEGNQPGTDRKLTYRELHEQVCKFANVLKAHGVKKGDRVSLYMQMIPELAVSMLACARIGAIHSIVFGAFSPDSLSDRIVDSTCKLVVTQDTGLRGPKQDVPMKTNADKAAEKAAGEGTKVEKIIVVKRTGEQVPMQAGRDSWWDDEMAKVDAKCEPEVMDAEDPLFILYTSGSTGKPKGVLHTVGGYMVYTAVSHKYIFDYHDGDVFWCTADIGWVTGHSYIVYGPLQNGAISVMFEGVPTYPEPDRFWAVVDKHKVTQFYTAPTAIRALMAQGEKWPAKHSLASLKLLGSVGEPINPEAWLWYNKNVGHEKCPIVDTWWQTETGGILITPLPGAWGTKPGSATLPFFGVDPVVLDDQGKELTGACSGILAIRRPWPGLMRTVYGDHERFEKTYFEMFKGLYFTGDGCRRDEDGYYWITGRVDDVINVSGHRLGTAEVESALVSHPKVAEAAVVGYPHEIKGQGIYAYVTLNVGEEYSDALKKELVAHVRKEIGAHAAPDQIHWAPGLPKTRSGKIMRRILRKIAECELGSIGDTSTLADPSVVEDLIKNDPRKK; this is encoded by the coding sequence ATGGCAGACAAGATGTTCGAACCGAATCCGGCGTTCCGCGAGAAGGCGTGGGTCAAGTCGAAGGACGAGTACATGAAGATGTACAAGAGCTCGCTCGACGACCCCGAGGGGTTCTGGGGTGAGATGGCGTCGCAGTTCCACTGGTACAAGAAGTGGGACAAGGTCATGGATTACAACTTCGACATGAGCAAGGGTCGCGTGAAGATCGAGTGGTTCCGCGGCGGCAAGACGAACATCTCCTACAACTGCCTCGATCGGCACCTCGCGAAGCGCGGCGATCAGGTCGCCCTGATCTGGGAGGGCAACCAGCCCGGCACGGATCGGAAGCTCACCTACCGCGAGCTGCACGAGCAGGTCTGCAAGTTCGCGAATGTGCTCAAGGCCCACGGCGTGAAGAAGGGCGATCGCGTCAGCCTCTACATGCAGATGATCCCCGAGCTCGCGGTGTCGATGCTCGCGTGCGCCCGCATCGGCGCCATCCACTCGATCGTGTTCGGCGCGTTCTCGCCGGACTCGCTCTCCGACCGCATCGTCGACTCCACGTGCAAGCTCGTCGTCACGCAGGACACCGGCCTGCGCGGCCCGAAGCAGGACGTGCCGATGAAGACGAACGCGGACAAGGCCGCCGAGAAGGCCGCCGGGGAGGGCACGAAGGTCGAGAAGATCATCGTCGTGAAGCGCACCGGCGAGCAGGTCCCGATGCAGGCCGGCCGCGACAGCTGGTGGGACGACGAGATGGCGAAGGTCGACGCGAAGTGCGAGCCCGAGGTGATGGACGCCGAGGATCCGCTGTTCATCCTGTACACGTCCGGCTCCACCGGCAAGCCCAAGGGCGTGCTGCACACGGTGGGCGGGTACATGGTCTACACGGCGGTCTCCCACAAGTACATTTTCGACTACCACGACGGCGACGTGTTCTGGTGCACGGCGGACATCGGCTGGGTGACCGGCCACTCGTACATCGTCTACGGGCCGCTCCAGAACGGCGCGATCTCCGTCATGTTCGAGGGCGTCCCGACCTACCCGGAGCCGGATCGGTTCTGGGCCGTCGTCGACAAGCACAAGGTGACCCAGTTCTACACCGCGCCGACCGCCATCCGGGCGCTCATGGCCCAGGGTGAAAAGTGGCCGGCCAAGCACAGCCTCGCGTCGCTCAAGCTGCTCGGCTCCGTGGGCGAGCCCATCAACCCCGAGGCGTGGCTCTGGTACAACAAGAACGTCGGCCACGAGAAGTGCCCGATCGTGGACACCTGGTGGCAGACCGAGACCGGCGGCATCCTGATCACCCCGCTCCCGGGCGCGTGGGGCACCAAGCCCGGCTCGGCGACCCTGCCGTTCTTCGGCGTCGATCCCGTCGTGCTCGACGACCAGGGCAAGGAGCTCACCGGCGCCTGCAGCGGCATCCTGGCGATCCGGCGCCCGTGGCCGGGCCTGATGCGCACGGTGTACGGCGATCACGAGAGGTTCGAGAAGACCTACTTCGAGATGTTCAAGGGGCTGTACTTCACGGGCGACGGCTGCCGCCGCGACGAGGACGGCTACTACTGGATCACGGGCCGCGTGGACGACGTCATCAACGTCTCCGGGCACAGGCTCGGCACGGCCGAGGTCGAGAGCGCGCTCGTGTCGCACCCCAAGGTCGCCGAGGCGGCGGTCGTCGGCTACCCGCACGAGATCAAGGGCCAGGGCATCTACGCGTACGTCACGCTGAACGTCGGCGAGGAGTACTCGGACGCCCTCAAGAAGGAGCTCGTCGCGCACGTCCGCAAGGAGATCGGCGCGCACGCGGCGCCGGACCAGATCCACTGGGCGCCCGGCCTGCCGAAGACCCGCTCGGGCAAGATCATGCGCCGCATCCTGCGCAAGATCGCGGAGTGCGAGCTCGGCTCGATCGGGGACACCTCGACGCTCGCCGATCCGTCGGTGGTCGAGGACCTGATC
- a CDS encoding carbamoyl transferase produces MKILGVNFSNDSAAAIVHDGVATAASQEERFSRLKHDAAFPQRAIGFCLEHAGVDLLDLDAVAFFWNPGVHAEAPARRLVATPRNPLEYLYNVPTSLLARRGDERVAAIDQVLRFESGRKLAIHYVTHHVCHAAAAFFTSPFDEAAILTVDGYGERQSTGVYAARGARIDPVISVDFPHSLGSFYAAFTQYLGFRPNSGEGKVMGLASYGGPSEWSAAIREMIRLTDRGFETDLSYFDYFRDGPTRYARKLVERLGPARAPEGPLDQRHMDISYAVQAATEEALLHLARLAKEKTGSARLCVAGGVGLNCVANGRIAAEGPFDEYFFYPAAGDAGTSVGAALYATHAIHGRPRSGAVASEYLGPASDERETLRAFEKAGVRHSKVQGPARTAARMIADGAVIGWFQGRAEFGPRALGNRSILAHPGIADMKDRLNAEVKFRESFRPYAPSVVEEACGELFSSSVPSPYMLRAYRTLPSKLEALAAITHVDGTARVQTVSRGQNPLYHELLVEMGELTGVPVVLNTSFNIRGEPIVHSAEDALKCFLTTGLNALFVGDHLVVKYPA; encoded by the coding sequence ATGAAGATCCTCGGCGTCAACTTCTCGAACGATTCCGCGGCGGCCATCGTGCACGACGGCGTCGCCACGGCCGCCAGCCAGGAGGAGCGCTTCTCCCGGTTGAAGCACGACGCGGCGTTCCCGCAACGCGCGATCGGGTTCTGCCTCGAGCACGCGGGGGTCGATCTGCTGGACCTCGACGCCGTCGCCTTCTTCTGGAACCCGGGCGTCCACGCGGAAGCGCCCGCGCGCCGCCTCGTCGCGACGCCGCGGAACCCGCTCGAGTACCTGTACAACGTGCCCACCTCGCTGCTCGCCAGGCGCGGCGACGAGCGGGTCGCGGCGATCGATCAGGTGCTGCGGTTCGAGTCGGGGAGGAAGCTCGCGATCCACTACGTCACCCACCACGTGTGCCACGCCGCCGCGGCGTTCTTCACCTCACCGTTCGACGAGGCGGCGATCCTCACCGTGGACGGCTACGGCGAGCGCCAGTCGACGGGCGTCTACGCGGCCCGCGGGGCGCGGATCGACCCCGTGATCTCCGTGGACTTTCCCCACTCCCTCGGGTCGTTCTACGCCGCCTTCACCCAGTACCTCGGCTTCCGGCCGAACAGCGGAGAGGGAAAGGTGATGGGCCTCGCCTCCTACGGCGGGCCGAGCGAGTGGTCCGCCGCGATCCGGGAGATGATCCGGCTGACCGACCGGGGGTTCGAGACGGATCTCTCGTACTTCGACTACTTCCGGGACGGCCCGACGCGGTACGCGCGCAAGCTCGTGGAAAGGCTCGGCCCGGCGCGGGCGCCCGAGGGTCCGCTCGATCAGCGGCACATGGACATCTCCTACGCGGTGCAGGCGGCGACCGAGGAGGCGCTGCTGCACCTCGCGCGCCTCGCGAAGGAGAAGACGGGGAGCGCGCGCCTCTGCGTCGCCGGCGGCGTCGGCCTGAACTGCGTGGCGAACGGCAGGATCGCCGCGGAGGGGCCGTTCGACGAGTACTTCTTCTATCCCGCGGCGGGTGACGCGGGCACCAGCGTCGGCGCGGCGCTGTACGCGACGCACGCCATCCACGGCCGCCCGCGCAGCGGCGCCGTCGCGAGCGAGTACCTCGGGCCGGCCTCGGACGAGCGGGAGACGTTGAGGGCGTTCGAGAAGGCCGGCGTTCGGCATTCGAAGGTCCAGGGCCCGGCGCGCACCGCCGCGCGCATGATCGCGGACGGGGCCGTGATCGGCTGGTTCCAGGGCCGCGCCGAGTTCGGCCCGCGCGCGCTCGGCAACCGCTCGATCCTCGCGCACCCCGGGATCGCCGACATGAAGGACCGCCTGAACGCGGAGGTGAAGTTCCGCGAGAGCTTCCGGCCGTACGCGCCGTCGGTCGTCGAGGAGGCCTGCGGCGAGCTGTTTTCGAGCAGCGTGCCTTCGCCGTACATGCTGCGTGCCTACCGCACGCTGCCTTCGAAGCTCGAGGCGCTCGCCGCAATCACCCACGTGGACGGCACGGCGCGCGTGCAGACGGTCAGCCGCGGGCAGAACCCCCTGTACCACGAGCTCCTCGTCGAAATGGGCGAGCTGACGGGCGTCCCCGTCGTGCTCAACACGTCGTTCAACATCCGCGGCGAGCCCATCGTGCACTCGGCGGAGGACGCGCTGAAGTGCTTCCTGACCACGGGCCTAAACGCCCTGTTCGTGGGCGACCACCTCGTCGTCAAGTATCCCGCCTGA
- a CDS encoding peptidylprolyl isomerase yields the protein MPVRPRNPVVRPALIAAAAAVCAALPAASPAAPGAMVDGIAAVVGKEIILLSEVVDRSGPVFAELEAMARQGGGKPPLGAQRHEVLREVLESMIDEILVGQQAAEIKLTVSSEEVEAAIANVIRENGVDREVFEREIAKRGMDMLEYRSQMRRDLLKFKVINLKVRGRVKISDTEAREYYNGLVRDVRASGWFEGAHVLVRVPPGARAMEVARAKKRAEEIRARIDAGESFEAVAEGSSDDAATAKRGGGLGVRKPGEIPALDRVFVDLEPGEVSGPLRTPSGFHVVKLLAREELGVQPFADVRQRILNQLVQEEMIRQEKIWLRELKLRTFIDRRPPLYAGRTAP from the coding sequence GTGCCAGTGCGCCCGAGAAACCCCGTCGTTCGCCCGGCGCTGATCGCGGCGGCGGCGGCGGTCTGCGCGGCGCTCCCGGCCGCGAGCCCGGCCGCGCCCGGCGCCATGGTCGACGGCATCGCCGCGGTCGTCGGAAAGGAGATCATCCTGCTCAGCGAGGTCGTGGATCGATCCGGCCCGGTGTTCGCGGAGCTCGAGGCGATGGCCCGGCAGGGCGGCGGGAAGCCTCCTTTGGGCGCCCAGAGGCACGAGGTGCTCCGCGAGGTGCTCGAGTCGATGATCGACGAGATCCTCGTCGGGCAGCAGGCCGCGGAGATCAAGCTGACCGTCAGCTCCGAGGAGGTCGAGGCCGCGATCGCGAACGTCATCCGGGAGAACGGGGTCGACCGCGAGGTGTTCGAGCGCGAGATCGCGAAGCGCGGCATGGACATGCTGGAGTATAGGTCGCAGATGCGGCGCGATCTCCTGAAGTTCAAGGTGATCAACCTGAAGGTCCGCGGGCGCGTCAAGATCTCGGACACCGAGGCCCGCGAGTACTACAACGGCCTCGTGCGCGACGTGCGCGCGTCGGGCTGGTTCGAGGGGGCGCACGTCCTCGTCCGCGTGCCGCCGGGAGCGCGCGCGATGGAGGTGGCGCGGGCGAAGAAGCGGGCCGAGGAGATCCGGGCGCGGATCGACGCGGGCGAAAGCTTCGAGGCGGTCGCCGAGGGGAGCTCCGACGACGCGGCGACGGCGAAGCGCGGCGGCGGGCTCGGGGTGCGCAAGCCGGGCGAGATCCCGGCGCTCGATCGGGTGTTCGTCGACCTCGAGCCGGGCGAGGTCAGCGGACCGTTGCGCACGCCCTCCGGGTTCCACGTCGTGAAGCTGCTCGCCCGGGAGGAGCTCGGCGTGCAGCCGTTCGCCGACGTGCGGCAGCGGATCCTCAACCAGCTCGTGCAGGAGGAGATGATCCGCCAGGAGAAGATCTGGCTTAGGGAGCTCAAGCTCCGCACGTTCATCGATCGACGGCCGCCGCTGTACGCCGGGAGGACCGCGCCTTGA